The following proteins are encoded in a genomic region of Glycine soja cultivar W05 chromosome 17, ASM419377v2, whole genome shotgun sequence:
- the LOC114393760 gene encoding auxin efflux carrier component 8-like isoform X2: protein MISLADVYHVVTATVPLYVTMFLAYISVKWWKLFNPEQCSGINKFVANFSVPILSFQVISSNNIYKMSLKLVYADVVQKLLAFLVFTAIIRIKGRGGLKWIITGLSLSTLPNTLILGIPLMKAMYRDEASLLLPQIIFLQSMVWYNLLLFLHELDAAIPARTMPVVAPPSQDTGESETSLEIQSKEEEEEEAEHRTQSKTRMLLILMKVGNKLIINPNTYATFIGLIWASIHFRWGVDMPDVVNQSIEILASGGLGMATFSLGLFMASNNRVIVCGPRMTLVAMGLKFLVGPAIMAVASIVIGLRDRMLKVAIIQAALPQGIVPFVFAREYNVNPGILSTGDLSKVGC, encoded by the exons ATGATTTCCTTAGCAGATGTCTATCATGTAGTCACTGCCACTGTTCCATTATATGTCACCATGTTTCTAGCCTACATCTCTGTGAAATGGTGGAAGCTCTTCAACCCGGAACAATGTTCAGGCATAAACAAATTTGTGGCCAATTTCTCAGTCCCAATTTTGTCATTCCAGGTCATTTCCTCCAACAACATTTACAAGATGAGCCTCAAACTCGTGTATGCCGATGTTGTTCAGAAATTGCTTGCATTTCTAGTCTTCACAGCAATCATAAGGATCAAGGGCAGGGGGGGTTTGAAGTGGATCATAACTGGTCTCTCACTATCAACACTTCCCAACACTTTGATCCTTGGAATCCCACTCATGAAGGCTATGTATAGGGATGAAGCTTCTCTTCTCCTACCCCAGATTATCTTCCTTCAGAGCATGGTGTGGTAcaatttgttgttgtttcttcatgAGCTAGATGCTGCAATTCCTGCAAGGACCATGCCTGTTGTTGCACCACCATCACAAGACACGG GAGAATCTGAGACTTCTCTGGAGATAcaatcaaaagaagaagaagaagaagaagcagaacaCAGAACTCAGAGTAAAACGAGAATGTTGCTCATTCTTATGAAAGTGGGgaataaattaatcattaatccTAATACCTATGCAACTTTCATAGGTCTTATTTGGGCAAGCATACACTTCAG GTGGGGAGTGGATATGCCAGATGTTGTAAATCAGTCAATAGAAATATTGGCCAGTGGAGGTCTAGGCATGGCAACTTTCAGCTTAG GTCTATTTATGGCATCAAACAACAGAGTCATAGTATGTGGGCCAAGGATGACACTGGTAGCAATGGGCCTGAAATTTCTTGTTGGGCCTGCCATAATGGCTGTAGCCTCCATTGTGATTGGATTAAGAGATAGAATGCTCAAAGTGGCAATTATTCAG GCAGCCCTACCACAAGGAATTGTTCCTTTTGTTTTTGCTAGAGAGTATAATGTCAATCCAGGCATTTTAAGCACTGG TGACTTGTCTAAAGTGGGCTGCTGA
- the LOC114393760 gene encoding auxin efflux carrier component 8-like isoform X1, giving the protein MISLADVYHVVTATVPLYVTMFLAYISVKWWKLFNPEQCSGINKFVANFSVPILSFQVISSNNIYKMSLKLVYADVVQKLLAFLVFTAIIRIKGRGGLKWIITGLSLSTLPNTLILGIPLMKAMYRDEASLLLPQIIFLQSMVWYNLLLFLHELDAAIPARTMPVVAPPSQDTGESETSLEIQSKEEEEEEAEHRTQSKTRMLLILMKVGNKLIINPNTYATFIGLIWASIHFRWGVDMPDVVNQSIEILASGGLGMATFSLGLFMASNNRVIVCGPRMTLVAMGLKFLVGPAIMAVASIVIGLRDRMLKVAIIQAALPQGIVPFVFAREYNVNPGILSTGVLLGMLMALPVALTYYLLLSLY; this is encoded by the exons ATGATTTCCTTAGCAGATGTCTATCATGTAGTCACTGCCACTGTTCCATTATATGTCACCATGTTTCTAGCCTACATCTCTGTGAAATGGTGGAAGCTCTTCAACCCGGAACAATGTTCAGGCATAAACAAATTTGTGGCCAATTTCTCAGTCCCAATTTTGTCATTCCAGGTCATTTCCTCCAACAACATTTACAAGATGAGCCTCAAACTCGTGTATGCCGATGTTGTTCAGAAATTGCTTGCATTTCTAGTCTTCACAGCAATCATAAGGATCAAGGGCAGGGGGGGTTTGAAGTGGATCATAACTGGTCTCTCACTATCAACACTTCCCAACACTTTGATCCTTGGAATCCCACTCATGAAGGCTATGTATAGGGATGAAGCTTCTCTTCTCCTACCCCAGATTATCTTCCTTCAGAGCATGGTGTGGTAcaatttgttgttgtttcttcatgAGCTAGATGCTGCAATTCCTGCAAGGACCATGCCTGTTGTTGCACCACCATCACAAGACACGG GAGAATCTGAGACTTCTCTGGAGATAcaatcaaaagaagaagaagaagaagaagcagaacaCAGAACTCAGAGTAAAACGAGAATGTTGCTCATTCTTATGAAAGTGGGgaataaattaatcattaatccTAATACCTATGCAACTTTCATAGGTCTTATTTGGGCAAGCATACACTTCAG GTGGGGAGTGGATATGCCAGATGTTGTAAATCAGTCAATAGAAATATTGGCCAGTGGAGGTCTAGGCATGGCAACTTTCAGCTTAG GTCTATTTATGGCATCAAACAACAGAGTCATAGTATGTGGGCCAAGGATGACACTGGTAGCAATGGGCCTGAAATTTCTTGTTGGGCCTGCCATAATGGCTGTAGCCTCCATTGTGATTGGATTAAGAGATAGAATGCTCAAAGTGGCAATTATTCAG GCAGCCCTACCACAAGGAATTGTTCCTTTTGTTTTTGCTAGAGAGTATAATGTCAATCCAGGCATTTTAAGCACTGG GGTCTTGCTAGGAATGCTCATGGCCTTGCCCGTGGCATTGACCTACTATCTCCTCTTATCACTCTATTGA